One region of Erwinia tracheiphila genomic DNA includes:
- a CDS encoding Rpn family recombination-promoting nuclease/putative transposase, giving the protein MELHLPAELCAICDLSTLKLESGSFVEDDLRQYFSDVLYSLKTTVGDGYIHVLVEHQLTPDKHMAFRLIRYAVAAMQRHLEEAIKNCHW; this is encoded by the coding sequence ATGGAACTCCACCTGCCCGCAGAACTGTGCGCCATCTGCGATCTCAGCACGCTGAAGCTGGAATCCGGCTCGTTCGTTGAGGATGATCTCCGCCAGTATTTCAGCGACGTCCTCTACAGCCTGAAGACCACAGTCGGCGACGGATATATTCATGTCCTGGTCGAGCACCAGTTAACGCCGGACAAACATATGGCTTTCCGCCTGATACGCTATGCGGTGGCCGCCATGCAGCGCCACCTTGAGGAGGCCATAAAAAACTGCCACTGGTAA
- a CDS encoding IS1 family transposase (programmed frameshift) — protein MAKVDVVCPQCNETHAVRCNGHSASGAQRYICKHCSKTFLLNFSYSGAKPDTHQTIVNMAMNGYGCRDTARVLGISLNTVLRHGKKISPKQVAENIDPETEVVICCEAGEQWSYVRCKSNPRWLFYAYDRIRKRALAHVFGPRNAPTLRRLLALLSKFNIAFYMTDAWPVYKVRLSATGHVVSKKYTQRTERHNLNLRTHIKRLTRRTICFSKSEEMHDKIIGWYLTLHHYQ, from the exons ATGGCTAAAGTTGATGTCGTCTGCCCTCAGTGCAATGAAACTCATGCTGTACGATGTAACGGACATTCAGCATCCGGTGCCCAACGTTACATCTGCAAGCATTGTTCAAAGACCTTTCTGCTCAATTTTAGCTACTCCGGTGCCAAACCAGACACACACCAGACCATTGTTAATATGGCCATGAATGGTTACGGATGTCGCGATACCGCACGGGTTCTCGGTATCAGCCTCAATACGGTTCTGCGGCACG GTAAAAAAATTTCCCCAAAGCAGGTAGCTGAGAATATCGACCCCGAAACGGAGGTTGTTATCTGCTGTGAAGCCGGTGAACAATGGTCTTACGTGCGGTGTAAAAGCAATCCCCGGTGGTTGTTCTATGCTTATGACCGTATCCGCAAACGTGCTCTGGCCCACGTCTTCGGCCCGAGAAATGCCCCGACCCTGCGACGATTGCTGGCCCTGTTAAGCAAATTTAACATTGCCTTTTATATGACAGATGCCTGGCCGGTTTATAAAGTTCGGTTAAGTGCAACAGGCCACGTGGTGAGCAAGAAATATACCCAACGGACAGAACGACATAATCTTAATCTTCGCACACATATCAAACGACTGACCCGCAGAACAATTTGCTTTTCGAAGTCAGAGGAAATGCACGATAAGATCATCGGTTGGTATCTTACTCTTCATCATTATCAATAA
- a CDS encoding YpfN family protein — translation MEWLKEHWWLMAIVLMVGVLMNVYKDLKRIDHKKYMGNKPDLPPHRDFNDKWDDDDDWPKKK, via the coding sequence ATGGAATGGTTAAAAGAGCATTGGTGGTTAATGGCGATCGTTTTGATGGTCGGCGTGCTGATGAACGTCTATAAAGATCTGAAACGCATCGATCATAAAAAATACATGGGCAATAAGCCGGATCTTCCACCGCATCGTGACTTTAACGACAAGTGGGACGATGACGACGACTGGCCCAAGAAAAAGTAA
- a CDS encoding ArsC family reductase, with amino-acid sequence MTSCENTPFILYGLSPKVCDTIKKAQKYLQNHQTDYRFHDYRADGLEADLLKSFINQLGWEALLNTRGTTWRKLDEDVRNKVNNAATAAELMLEYPALIKRPLLRGSDGSMLIGFKESTYQSFIAEKS; translated from the coding sequence ATGACCTCCTGCGAAAACACGCCCTTTATCTTGTACGGTCTTTCGCCAAAAGTTTGCGACACCATAAAAAAAGCACAGAAATATCTGCAAAATCATCAGACAGATTATCGGTTCCATGACTACCGCGCCGACGGTCTGGAGGCTGACCTCCTCAAAAGTTTTATTAACCAACTCGGCTGGGAAGCTTTGCTGAATACCCGTGGCACCACCTGGCGTAAACTGGATGAGGACGTACGGAATAAGGTTAATAATGCAGCAACCGCTGCGGAATTAATGCTGGAGTACCCTGCGCTCATCAAACGTCCTTTACTCCGCGGTAGTGACGGTTCTATGCTGATCGGCTTTAAAGAATCAACCTACCAGTCTTTTATTGCGGAGAAATCCTAA
- the dapE gene encoding succinyl-diaminopimelate desuccinylase gives MFCPVIELTQQLIRCPSLSPDDAGCQAIMIDRLQALGFTVEPMNIGDTLNFCAWRGTGETLAFAGHTDVVPAGNVSRWINPPFEPTIRDGLLYGRGAADMKGSLAAMIVAAERFVASHPDHQGRLAFLITSDEEASATNGTVKVVEALMARNERLDYCLVGEPSSTEIVGDVVKNGRRGSMTANLTVHGVQGHVAYPHLADNPVHRVLPALNELATTEWDGGNAFFPPTSMQIVSIQAGTGSNNVIPGECVVQFNFRFSTELTEEMIKERVQMLLDHYQLRYTLDWQVSGQPFLTHSGKLVDAVVNAVEHYNEIKPQLQTTGGTSDGRFIARMGAQVVELGPVNATIHKINECVNAADLQLLSRMYQRIMEQLIA, from the coding sequence ATGTTTTGTCCGGTCATTGAACTGACGCAGCAGCTTATTCGTTGCCCTTCCCTCAGCCCGGATGATGCCGGTTGCCAGGCCATTATGATTGACCGCCTGCAAGCGCTGGGTTTCACCGTTGAGCCAATGAATATAGGTGATACGCTTAATTTCTGTGCCTGGCGGGGCACCGGAGAAACGCTGGCGTTCGCCGGACATACCGATGTCGTGCCAGCAGGGAACGTTAGCCGCTGGATTAACCCACCGTTTGAGCCCACTATCCGCGATGGGTTGCTGTACGGTCGTGGCGCTGCCGATATGAAAGGATCGCTGGCTGCCATGATCGTGGCTGCTGAACGTTTCGTGGCCAGCCATCCCGATCATCAAGGGCGCCTTGCTTTTCTGATCACCTCGGATGAAGAGGCCAGCGCAACCAACGGTACGGTAAAGGTCGTTGAAGCCCTGATGGCACGAAATGAACGGCTTGATTACTGCCTGGTGGGGGAACCCTCCAGTACAGAAATCGTCGGTGACGTGGTTAAAAATGGTCGACGTGGTTCAATGACCGCGAACCTGACCGTTCATGGCGTTCAGGGTCACGTTGCCTATCCGCACCTGGCAGATAATCCGGTTCATCGTGTCCTGCCTGCCCTGAACGAGTTAGCGACAACCGAATGGGATGGTGGAAATGCCTTTTTCCCACCCACCAGTATGCAGATCGTCAGTATCCAGGCGGGAACCGGCAGTAATAACGTTATCCCTGGCGAATGCGTTGTGCAGTTTAATTTCCGCTTCAGCACCGAACTCACCGAAGAAATGATCAAAGAGCGTGTACAGATGCTGCTGGACCATTACCAGTTACGTTACACCCTCGACTGGCAGGTCTCCGGTCAGCCATTTCTTACCCACAGCGGCAAACTGGTGGATGCGGTAGTTAACGCGGTTGAGCACTATAATGAAATCAAGCCACAGTTACAGACCACTGGTGGCACGTCTGACGGGCGCTTTATTGCCCGCATGGGCGCACAGGTTGTGGAACTGGGGCCGGTTAACGCAACCATTCATAAAATCAATGAATGCGTCAATGCGGCCGATTTGCAACTGTTGAGCCGTATGTACCAGAGGATTATGGAACAGCTGATAGCCTAG